In Gadus macrocephalus chromosome 11, ASM3116895v1, a single genomic region encodes these proteins:
- the lrrtm4l2 gene encoding leucine-rich repeat transmembrane neuronal protein 4, giving the protein MCSSHLYFRGLLFLPVTMGSLMWDWRLSCLLLHMAVLLLLSKGEKICPVSCRCEGKIVYCESGIFQDIPVNISTGCQGLSLRYNNLLVLLPYQFAHLNQLVWLYLDHNAISVIDALAFRGIRRLKELVLSSNKIAHLENNTFGSIPNLRNLDLSYNLLQSLQPGHFYGLRKLQNLHLRSNGLRQILVRTFLECRSLEFLDLGYNRLRSLNRTAFLGLLKLKELHLEHNQFSRIHFYLFPRLPNLQALYLQWNRIRAVNQGLPWTWHKLLKLDLSGNEIQTLDPEVFRCMPHLQILNLESNKLSSVPVEAVAAWTSLTTVSLAANAWDCRPSICPLMDWLKALKDPRDISMICSHPKAFQGERVVDVLRNHSLCALEGEPTTPLSTTARLAQGQPDPAVSTTTTTATHLPSGDIQDLQSPPGANMTSLPASDATTGRGRTTTTTRAPDTTTTSPRAPFPGVSSPTFAPEPEFEHMAFHKIIAGSVALFLSVSLILLVIYVSWRRYPNTMRQLQQQSVNHKRRKKALKQEVDPNSQMQEYYLTYHSNSETMDSLVGEARPCTCTISGSIECEV; this is encoded by the exons ATGTGTTCTTCACATCTTTACTTCAGAGGATTACTCTTTCTCCCAGTGACTATGG ggtcccTGATGTGGGACTGGAGGCTATCCTGTCTGCTTCTTCACATGGCTGTGTTGCTTCTGCTCAGCAAGGGGGAGAAGATCTGCCCCGTGAGCTGTCGTTGTGAAGGGAAGATCGTTTATTGCGAGTCAGGCATCTTCCAAGACATCCCTGTAAACATCTCCACGGGCTGCCAAGGTTTATCGCTGCGCTACAACAACCTGCTGGTTCTGCTGCCCTACCAGTTTGCACATCTGAATCAGCTGGTCTGGCTTTACCTGGATCACAACGCCATCAGCGTCATCGATGCCTTGGCGTTCCGCGGCATTCGCCGGCTCAAAGAACTGGTCCTCAGCTCCAACAAGATCGCACACCTGGAGAACAACACCTTTGGCTCCATACCCAACCTGCGCAACCTGGACCTGTCCTACAACCTTCTGCAGTCCCTGCAGCCCGGCCATTTCTACGGCCTGCGGAAACTCCAGAACCTCCACCTCCGCTCCAACGGATTGAGGCAGATCCTCGTTCGCACCTTTCTGGAATGTCGCAGCCTGGAGTTCCTGGACCTGGGTTACAACCGATTACGGAGTCTCAACCGCACGGCGTTCCTGGGCCTGCTGAAGCTGAAGGAGCTTCACCTGGAGCACAATCAATTCTCCAGGATTCATTTCTATCTGTTCCCGCGGCTGCCGAACCTGCAGGCCCTCTATCTGCAGTGGAACCGCATACGAGCCGTCAACCAGGGCTTGCCTTGGACCTGGCATAAGCTGCTCAAACTGGACCTTTCAGGGAACGAGATCCAGACCCTGGACCCGGAGGTGTTTCGGTGTATGCCCCATCTGCAAATCCTCAACCTGGAGTCAAACAAACTCAGCAGTGTGCCGGTGGAGGCGGTCGCGGCGTGGACCTCCCTGACCACCGTCAGCCTGGCGGCCAACGCCTGGGACTGCCGGCCCAGCATCTGCCCGCTCATGGACTGGCTGAAGGCCCTGAAGGACCCCAGGGACATCAGCATGATCTGCAGTCACCCCAAGGCCTTCCAGGGCGAGCGGGTGGTGGACGTGCTAAGGAACCACTCCCTGTGCGCGCTGGAGGGGGAGCCGACCACGCCCCTGTCCACCACCGCACGCCTCGCCCAGGGCCAACCCGACCCTGCGgtaagcaccaccaccaccaccgccacacaCCTCCCCTCCGGGGACATCCAAGACCTCCAAAGCCCCCCAGGCGCCAACATGACCAGCCTGCCCGCCTCCGACGCCACGACGGGCCGGGGACGCACCACGACCACGACCCGGGCTccggacaccaccaccacctccccacgGGCCCCGTTTCCCGGAGTATCGTCGCCGACGTTCGCCCCGGAGCCTGAGTTTGAGCACATGGCCTTCCACAAGATCATCGCGGGCAGTGTTGCACTGTTTCTGTCGGTGTCATTGATCCTGTTGGTTATTTATGTGTCCTGGAGGCGCTACCCCAACACCATGagacagctgcagcagcagtcgGTCAACCACAAGCGCCGGAAAAAAGCCCTCAAGCAGGAGGTAGACCCGAACTCCCAGATGCAGGAGTACTACCTGACTTACCATTCCAACTCGGAGACCATGGACTCCCTGGTGGGCGAGGCCAGGCCCTGCACCTGCACCATCTCAGGCTCCATAGAGTGTGAGGTCTGA